Below is a window of Myxococcus guangdongensis DNA.
CGCCATCCTCGCGCCATGGCGGGCCAGAACGACTTCAGGACGGTCCAGGCGACCACGTAGACCAGGAGGAGAAGCAACGGCCTGACCATCAACACGCTCCCAAGCGCACGAGAACAGCAGTCATAGCGCCGGGTCGCATGCCCCGCCGCACGAAGTGGCTGAATGTAGGTGACGCCCCTGTCACCGAAGCCCACCCGGACGCCAGGGCGTCCTCCTTACGCCCGCGCGGTCCGGGACATTCCCCAGGGCGTGTGGGTTCAGCCCCGAGCGCCGGGGCTCGCCATGCGCAGGTGCGCGTGCAGCGTCTCGGTGCGCAGGTAGAGGAACTGGGCATCGCCGAAACCCAGCGCGTCGCCATCCGTGAGCAGCACGTCCTGCTCGGGCGTCAGCGCGGCGGTGTTGACCCAGGTCCCGTTCATCGAGCCCACGTCCCGGACCGAGCAGTCCCCCGCCGAGGCGTGCCACTTGAGCGTGGCGTGGTGCTTGGACACGGACGGGTCCGGGACGACGAGCGTGCAGCCTTCGATGCGCCCCACGGTGAGCTCGTGCCCGTCCATGGCGGGACGCAGGAAGTGGACCTCCAGCGCGTCGAAGCCGCGCAGCATGACGAAGAGCCGGTCCACCAGCCGGGTGCGGTGGGCCATGCCCACGGTGCGCGCCTCGCCCAGCCGCATCGCCACCTGTTGGAAGACGGGCTCGGGCGGCTGTTGGACGAGGACCACGGGCCCGGAGGCGTCGAGGAAGGCTTCCAGGGTTGCGAGGGCGAACGGGCGCAGTTGCTTCACGGACGGCATCGTGGCCGCAACCTACCTCGAAGCCGCGTGCCCCGGCGCGCACCCGCACGCGCGAGGTGGACGCCGTCCACCAGCGAACGCTCCCACGCGAGCACCTGGGGCGGGTTCTGCGGAAGACTTCCTGGAGGCACGCGCACGGCGCAATCCATGCGCAGTGATTGCGAGTGGCTGCAATCCCAGACTCGAAGCGAGGTTGGAGACATTTTCAGGGAACGCCAGACAGGGCCTCTCCGCGCACGGAGCTCGGTTCCATCACCAGGAGACGCGCATGAAGGCACGGCCCTTCGTGATGGCCGTGGGCAGGCCGGTGAAGGGCAGCTGCGGAATCTGATACATCCGTGGAAGTCTGCGTCAGCCGAGGAGGAGGGCTGACGCCGTGGCGTTCGAGGGATGTGTGCATTCCGACACGTGGCGGCTCGGGCTCATACCCTGGGCATGCCAGGTCGGTGCGTGGCGCGGTGTGTCGTGAGACAAGGCTTTGCGCTCGTGGCGTGTCCGGTGACACTCCTGTGACACAGACATTTGTGTTCGCGCGAGGAGCGTCCAAGCCATGTGGGAGCGAATGAGGAAGCACGGCGCCTGGGTGTTGGCGGCGTCGTTGTTGGCATTGAGCGGGTGCTCGGACTCGGACGATGACCTGCCGACGCCGGACGCCGGGGAGCAGCCCGATTCAGGGACACCGGACTCGGGGACGCCGGACTCGGGCTCGGAGCTGCCGCCGCTGCAGGTGCCGGAGGGGTGCAATCCGCTGGCGTCCGAGCATGACTGTCTGTTGCCGTATCCCTCGGACTACTTCCTGAAGGAGGACGCGGCGCTGCCGTCGGGGCATCGGGTGACGCTGAGCGCGGCCGCGAAGCTCAAGACGCGGGATGGCACGCCGTTCGACTTCACGGACCTGCATCCGGCGGATGGTTATTCGCACGGCACGCAGATGCTGGTGCTGTTCCCGGGTGGAGTGGATGACACGGGGCTGCCCTCGGTGACGCGGCCCACGGCGGCGACGTCGGGGACCACGGTGTTGCTGGAGGCGGAGGCGGGCACGGGCGTGCCGCACTTCGCGGAGTTGGATCCTCGGGCGACGGCGGATGCGCGGCGGGCGCTGCTGGTGCGGCCGGCGGTGCGGCTGAAGGGCGGGACGCGTTACATCGTGGCGCTGCGCGGACTGAAGGCGAAGGACGGCACGCCGGTGTCGGTGCCCGAGGGCTTCCGTCGCATCCGGGATGGCCAGACGGCGGGGGACGCGCTGCTGGCGCCGCTGGCGCAGCGCTACGAGGCGGACATCTTCCCGGCGTTGGAGTCGGCGGGAGTGTCGCGCGCGGAGCTGCAGCTCGCGTGGGACTTCACGACGGAGACGGAGGAGAACGTCACGCGGGACATGTTGGATGTGCGCCGGTTGGCGATGGATGCGATGGAGGCCACGCCGCCGGTGGTGACGGTGACGGAGGTGACGAACGACGTGGACGCGAACATCGCGCGTCGCATCAAGGGGACGCTGCGGGTGCCGTTGTTCATGGAGACGGCGCAGCCTGGGGCGCTCCTGGCGCGGGATGCGCAAGGGAGGGTGCGGCGCAACGGTGAGGCGGAGGTGCCCTTCACGCTGCAGATTCCCCGGAGTGTCTGGGGGCAGGGCGTGGCGCCGGTGCGGCTGCTCCAGTACGGGCACGGCTTCTTCGGTGGGCAGGGGGAAGCGGATGGCTCATTCGTGCGGCCGTTCGTGCAGGCGACGCGGATGGTGGTGGTGACGGTGGACTGGTGGGGCATGTCGCAGGCGGACGCGCCGGGCGTGGTGGGGGCGATGGCGCAGCAGCCGGGGCAGACGATGCGCTTCTCGGACCGGGTGCATCAGGGGATGGTGAACCAGATGGCGGTGACGTACGCGGCGCGCACGACGCTCAGGGACGTGGCCGAGCTGAGCGACAACGGGGTGCTCGTGTATGAGCCGGCGCAGACGTACTTCTACGGCATCAGCCAGGGGCACATCCTGGGCGGGACGTACGTGGCGCTCTCGCCGCACCTCGAGCGCGCGGTGTTCAGCGTGGGTGGGGCGGACTTCTCGCTGATGATGTTCCGGGCGAAGCCCTTCGCGCCGTTCCTGCAAGCGATTGCGGCGGCGGTGCCGGACGCGTTGGACCAGCAGAAGTTCGCGGCGATGACGCAGACGGGGTTCGACCGCATCGACCCGCTGACGTATGCGCCGCATGTGTTGAAGACGCCGTATGCGGGCGGCCCCGCGTCGCGCAAGGTGTTGGTGCAGTACGGCCTGGGGGATGCGCAGGTGCCCAACGTGGCGACGGAGCTGCATGCGCGAGCGATGGGGCTGACGCAGCAGCTGCCGGCGACGTGGCGGGTGCCGGAGCTGCCGGCGGTGGAGGGTGTCCTCGACGGCGCGGCGCTGGTGCAGTTCGACTTCGGGTTGCCCTCGCCGTTGCCGGGCACGGTGGCGAACCTGCCGGCGGACGACAACCCGGTGCACGAGGGTGTGCGTCGCAACGCGAAGGGCCGTGAGCAGGTGGACCTGTTCCTGAGGCCCGACGGCAAGGTGGAGGCCACCTGCGGCGGCGTCTGCCTCGGCGCGAACTGACGCGAGGGAGTCGCCACCGCGAGGCGTGTGGCTTGCCGCGGTGACGGTCCGCGCTCGTGAAGGGGCGCGGACCGTCCAACCAGTGAGACTGCATGCATCGTCTGAGTGAATCGCCGAGCAGTACGGCCCCTATCGTGATGGGGCCGCGAAGAAAGGTAGGGAGTAGACACCATTACCTGGAGGGTGAGACACCCGAGATGGACCTGGAGCCTGCTCAGGCCGAAGTCCGTCGAGGTGATGGTGCTCGGGCTCGACAGGGAGGGCTCATGACACGGTACTGGCTTTCGTTCGACTTGGGGCTCCGCGGCAACGACGACGACCTCTACCGGTGGTTGGCGAAGCTGGACGCGCGCGAGTGTGGTGACGGCGTGGCGACCTTCACCACGGCGCTGACGCCCGCGCAGCTCAAGCGGGCGCTCAAGCCCATCGTGGGGAAGAAGGGGCGGGCCTATCTGATTGGCTCCGACAAGGAGGGGAAGTGGAGCGGCAAGTGGCTCTTCGGCAACCGGCGTCCCGCGCCGTGGGTCGGCTACGTCGAACTCGCCGGTGAGGAGCAGGACGACGCATGAAGGTCTGTGTCGATGCCTGCTTCCTGCTCGCGCTCTATGACCCGAGGGATGGTCTCCACGGCGTCGCCAAGGCGCTGTTCGAGAAGCTGTTCGACTCATCGGCCCACGAACTGGTGGTGCCCTGGCCCATCCTCTACGAGACGGTGTCGACGCGCATGGCTCGCAGGAGCGCGTCGATGGGACTGCTGGAGCGAGACTTGAAGCGCCTGCGGCAGCGCAACCGGCTGTCGATGTTGTTCGACCGGAAGATGCGAGAGCAGGCGCTTGCGGAGTGCTTCGCGGAGCTGACGAAGGAGGGTGGTTACCGCGCCCTGAGTCTGGTGGACCGGGTGGTGCGGTTGATGCTGCTCAGTCGGAGCAACCGGCTCCACGCCCTCGTCACCTTCAACCGGGGAGACTTCGAGGACGTGTGCCGGCAGCGGAAGATCCAGCTCATCGACCAGGAGGGCTGACGGCCCGGGGCCCACCGTCCTTCCGCGGACGGCGGGCCCACCGTGCTTCAGCTCGCGGCGCTGGTGTTCTTGAGCAGGTGGTCGCCGTAGTCCTCACGGAGCTTCGTCTTGAGGAACTTCCCGGTGGACGTGCGCGGAATCTGCTCGATGAAGAGGTAGTCGTCCGGCAGCCAGAACTTGGCGAACTGCTTCGCCAGGTGCTCCGCCAGCGCTTCCTTGGTCGCCGTCTGCCCCGGCTTGAGCACCACCGCCGCCAGCGGGCGCTCGTCCCACCGCGCGTGCCGCCCGGCGAACACCGCCGCCTCCAGCACCGCCGGGTGGCTCATCAGCGCGTTCTCCAACGCCACCGACGAAATCCACTCACCCCCCGACTTGATGACGTCCTTGCTCCGGTCGCAGATGCGCACATACCCATCCGCGTCCAACGTGACGACATCCCCCGTCTTGAACCAGCCATCCGCCGTGAAGCGGTCCGCGCCCTCGCCGCCGTAGTACGAGCCCGCCACCCACGGCCCGCGCACCTCCAGCTCGCCCATCGTCGCGCCATCCCACGGCAGCGCCTTCCCGTCCTCCCCCATCACCCGCGTCTCCACGAACGGCAGCGCGAAGCCCTGCGAGCTCTGCGCCCCCAGCTGCGCCTTCGCGTCCGCGTGGCGAAGCTCCTGCTTCACCTTCGCCATCGTCCCCACCGGGTTCATCTCCGTCATGCCCCAGGCGTGCGTCACCTCCAGCCCGTGCCGCTGCCGGAAGCCGTCAATCATCGCCGGCGGCGCCGCCGAACCCCCAATCAACATGGTCCGCATCGCGCTCAGGTCCCACTTCTTCGGGTCCTGGTCCAACAACGCGAGGATGCCCAGCCAGATGGTCGGCACCCCGCCCGCCACCGTCACCTTCTCCGCCGCCATCAACTCCAGGAGCGACGGCGGGTCCAGGTGCGGCCCCGGCATCACCATCCGCGCCCCCGTGAGCAGCGCGTCGAACGGCAACCCCCACGCCGCCGCGTGGAACATGGGCACCACCGGCAACACCGAGTCCGCCTCGCCGATGCCCGTCAAGTCCTTCATGCAACACACCAGCGTGTGCAACGTGATGGACCGATGGCTGAACAGCACCCCCTTGGGGTTGCCCGTCGTGCCCGACGTGTAGCAGAGCATCGCCGCGCTGTTCTCATCCAGCGTGGGGAAGTCGAACGTCTCCGGCTCCGCCGCGAGCAGCTTCTCGTAGTCCAGCGTCCCCTCCGGCGCCGGCCCCGCGTCCGGGATGACGACGACATGCCGGAGGCTGGGCACCTGCGCCGCGAACTTCTCGAACAGCGGCCACAGCGAGCGGTCCACCAGCACCACCGTGTCCTCCGCGTGCTTCGCGATGTAGCCCAAGTCGTTCGGATGCAGTCTCAGGTTCAGCGTGTGCACCACCGCGCCCATCGCCGGAATCCCGAAGTACGCCTCCAGGTGCCGGTAGTGATTCCAGCTCAAGGTCGCCA
It encodes the following:
- a CDS encoding PIN domain-containing protein gives rise to the protein MKVCVDACFLLALYDPRDGLHGVAKALFEKLFDSSAHELVVPWPILYETVSTRMARRSASMGLLERDLKRLRQRNRLSMLFDRKMREQALAECFAELTKEGGYRALSLVDRVVRLMLLSRSNRLHALVTFNRGDFEDVCRQRKIQLIDQEG
- a CDS encoding long-chain fatty acid--CoA ligase encodes the protein MLPGRMMDFPLTLTHFLERARTYYPRSEIVSRNPDKSTHRYTYADFYRRTCQLMNALKRLGVKAGDRVATLSWNHYRHLEAYFGIPAMGAVVHTLNLRLHPNDLGYIAKHAEDTVVLVDRSLWPLFEKFAAQVPSLRHVVVIPDAGPAPEGTLDYEKLLAAEPETFDFPTLDENSAAMLCYTSGTTGNPKGVLFSHRSITLHTLVCCMKDLTGIGEADSVLPVVPMFHAAAWGLPFDALLTGARMVMPGPHLDPPSLLELMAAEKVTVAGGVPTIWLGILALLDQDPKKWDLSAMRTMLIGGSAAPPAMIDGFRQRHGLEVTHAWGMTEMNPVGTMAKVKQELRHADAKAQLGAQSSQGFALPFVETRVMGEDGKALPWDGATMGELEVRGPWVAGSYYGGEGADRFTADGWFKTGDVVTLDADGYVRICDRSKDVIKSGGEWISSVALENALMSHPAVLEAAVFAGRHARWDERPLAAVVLKPGQTATKEALAEHLAKQFAKFWLPDDYLFIEQIPRTSTGKFLKTKLREDYGDHLLKNTSAAS
- a CDS encoding FHA domain-containing protein — encoded protein: MPSVKQLRPFALATLEAFLDASGPVVLVQQPPEPVFQQVAMRLGEARTVGMAHRTRLVDRLFVMLRGFDALEVHFLRPAMDGHELTVGRIEGCTLVVPDPSVSKHHATLKWHASAGDCSVRDVGSMNGTWVNTAALTPEQDVLLTDGDALGFGDAQFLYLRTETLHAHLRMASPGARG